Proteins encoded together in one Triticum dicoccoides isolate Atlit2015 ecotype Zavitan chromosome 7B, WEW_v2.0, whole genome shotgun sequence window:
- the LOC119336966 gene encoding protein EXORDIUM-like 2, whose translation MADRQMASLLPLLCLFSLLAAAAPRCGAYSPRTLFLVKPDPIVLRDHGGALLTGNLTVKVNVLYYGRFAPAQRAVVADFVRSVSAPAPGGAAEPSVASWWRTVSMYRGGGARLRLGRELLDETMSLGRSLSLENVTALARGAGHHRGAITAVLTAPDVLVAPFCMSRCGVHDHATAGAHGRARYAYLWVGNPAQQCPGQCAWPFHRPSYGPQVPPLVPPSGDVGTDGMVISLAALLAGTVTNPYGDGYYQGNDADGSGPEAATACAGIFGSGAYPGYPGRLLVDRATGASYNAVGLSGRKYLLPAVWDPTTSQCRTLV comes from the coding sequence ATGGCCGACCGCCAGATGGCATCGTTGCTGCCACTGCTCtgcctcttctccctcctcgccgCCGCGGCGCCGCGGTGCGGGGCGTACAGCCCGCGGACGCTGTTCCTGGTGAAGCCCGACCCGATCGTGCTCCGGGACCACGGCGGCGCGCTGCTCACGGGGAACCTCACCGTCAAGGTCAACGTCCTCTACTACGGCCGCTTCGCACCGGCGCAGCGCGCCGTCGTCGCCGACTTCGTGCGGTCGGTCTCGGCGCCGGCCCCGGGCGGCGCCGCCGAGCCGTCCGTGGCGTCCTGGTGGCGCACCGTCTCGATGTACCGCGGCGGGGGCGCGCGGCTGAGGCTCGGCCGGGAGCTCCTCGACGAGACCATGTCGCTGGGCCGGTCCCTCTCGCTGGAGAACGTCACGGCGCTGGCGAGGGGCGCGGGGCACCACCGCGGTGCCATCACCGCCGTGCTCACGGCGCCTGACGTCCTCGTGGCGCCCTTCTGCATGTCCCGGTGCGGCGTCCACGACCACGCCACCGCCGGCGCGCACGGCAGGGCGAGGTACGCGTACCTGTGGGTGGGCAACCCGGCCCAGCAATGCCCCGGCCAGTGCGCGTGGCCGTTCCACCGGCCGTCGTACGGGCCCCAGGTCCCGCCGCTCGTGCCGCCCAGCGGCGACGTGGGAACGGACGGCATGGTGATCAGCCTCGCCGCCCTCCTTGCCGGCACGGTGACCAACCCCTACGGTGACGGGTACTACCAGGGCAATGATGCCGACGGCTCGGGGCCGGAGGCCGCCACGGCGTGCGCCGGCATCTTCGGCAGCGGCGCCTACCCCGGCTACCCGGGGAGGCTGCTCGTGGACCGGGCCACCGGCGCGAGCTACAACGCCGTCGGGCTGAGCGGGAGGAAGTACCTGCTCCCGGCGGTGTGGGACCCGACAACGTCGCAGTGCAGGACGCTTGTGTAG